From one Leptospira stimsonii genomic stretch:
- a CDS encoding LIC12048 family lipoprotein, which yields MLKGDSIFSRIRLFLIPSLFIPFLITCGWFGKDRGTMENVDLAAATWLVAESVKTQVNNEGVPIKPGQPTTPITPVNGLFNLPPGKPVAAAALMGTIDPTGTTIVNDFDGDGILNQNETLSNVWVADYPQIETTIAPPVTLKIQILKNSNNQSDEIVSEINSNDFEASKNEGSDKIHQSELNERTVQFQDSFSNEIELGSSHETTSSAGFEGSYGMGLVSTGMNYSNSAKDSWTAKNAVSATTTKWADRPFKNNLDRDAWNLKSDSSTNKARKYRSDKSSKINETSTVEPNAGVVRAALYIKNLSVNMPVKISNILCSLMFETPAGELVPMSSFRLRNDDYSLFEVEVYGGTDFGPYVVELTNLNTSEVEKAIAAGYTPKIIIVDYAMTHVADSNYKSNLLNFSGNNLKIVEENAKGRTALVKAYGPGLRDMYRVTAFDTPNVSNPCNTTSTDVFSPGISLKKALERISCSGNTITFKDYVIDLSESAPKLGESRIYLKGIQSFGGISTNIPCTDETSTGTDGVSRTACVQKPYSQWTDTEKQSSGVWAIYSRGKFYSPTEYWTDSGSVRKFDPWRGAVAAPILKGVDSIIWAGDNYDLVYISFKDFIKSDQKFGNNPLENGNAYPLNTKWDNKSLGSHPYYPDTNSLYLGEVGFGEKIELKFQLEKTKYLAPNFGSATDAGAYQYFSNFNYNLQTSSDRYNINQAADFEISMGFGGARTDWFHIIKDLSTSDPYKLKNCGTTLDFINQIYNLCVQLPTLSTTVDPAISLVKLYIRPSLNNAYRRTVWPLHYSQVRKMRGEAGLPISAGSTTVRIANAYGSANVGDRLYIQGDSTSYRILQVLPPQNDGSFEVQLESAVLINAQKTTPLYIPGALTSPDVRLVVDTGFVTDWNNFVASSFNSTAFDNVQYRPFLLNGSVSCSTSPFHPASCLGFAPDMNAINWTGIYNEGVALWNSWSDGGDFKNFLYSGLVRLTAATGKSYRLESSNTDFTVSADVNAPSLGNVKTVSHGDVALSIWRQGQTLIGRYNSVNTGQGIGNPFTINPTYSVTETGNYTLKQKNGKVVIAWAHSEHIAVSIRDLTNFSTIVSESLIATRYLPYPKSYFDGYIDVAVGNNRAILIWADLETSTALNSNYACNATICAWNDIRNYRVEGKVIRLDNGTAVGSSFNIVNHSTTDIVWDYPSHQHDQLAYFTLTPAVAVNDNNQAIIGWKYQNRASGAHSVWSSVYDLNSAIIIGSNKQILNEATRSGDSLDVGITNGKGIVVWRRNDGAAFGRGIDTSNSNLIGSDNIVLEPSGIEYMRFSYFADTGFLTYRADSKNIRLKVINLQTSQLLYPGSLTLGIADADLRSPGQSILSGNKVLTTWEQTNGTKKTIWGRISDLSTFTLDGQKEFQLSTTNEGIQFNPTATINSASNLGLVTWVSQDKTQQRIRGAKIDLNNPGALQYGLNNFFVAPLIERDYTVRAKIKY from the coding sequence ATGTTGAAAGGTGACTCTATTTTTTCAAGGATCAGACTATTTCTGATTCCATCCTTATTCATCCCATTCTTAATCACCTGCGGTTGGTTTGGAAAAGATCGAGGCACCATGGAGAACGTGGATCTTGCGGCGGCCACTTGGTTAGTTGCTGAATCTGTCAAGACCCAAGTCAACAATGAAGGGGTTCCGATCAAACCGGGACAACCAACAACTCCGATCACACCGGTGAACGGTCTCTTCAATCTTCCTCCGGGGAAACCGGTAGCGGCGGCGGCCTTGATGGGTACCATCGATCCTACGGGAACAACAATCGTAAACGACTTCGACGGAGATGGTATTTTAAATCAGAACGAAACGTTAAGCAATGTTTGGGTCGCAGATTATCCGCAGATAGAAACCACAATCGCTCCGCCCGTAACTCTGAAGATTCAAATTCTAAAAAATTCCAATAACCAGAGCGATGAGATCGTGAGCGAGATTAACTCCAATGATTTTGAAGCGTCCAAGAATGAAGGTTCTGATAAAATACATCAATCGGAATTAAACGAAAGAACGGTTCAATTTCAGGATTCTTTTAGTAACGAAATTGAATTGGGCAGTTCTCATGAAACAACGTCATCCGCAGGTTTCGAAGGTAGCTATGGAATGGGCCTGGTTTCTACTGGTATGAATTACAGCAATAGTGCCAAGGATAGTTGGACCGCAAAAAATGCGGTTTCTGCTACCACTACAAAATGGGCGGATCGTCCTTTTAAAAATAATTTAGACCGAGACGCTTGGAATTTAAAATCGGATTCTTCCACGAACAAAGCGAGAAAATATCGCTCCGATAAATCTTCCAAGATCAACGAAACTTCTACCGTTGAACCGAACGCGGGCGTGGTAAGGGCGGCTCTTTATATCAAAAATCTTTCCGTAAACATGCCGGTTAAAATTTCAAACATCCTTTGTTCTTTGATGTTCGAAACACCTGCGGGAGAACTCGTACCTATGTCCTCCTTTCGATTGAGAAACGACGATTACAGTCTTTTTGAAGTCGAAGTCTATGGAGGCACTGATTTCGGTCCTTACGTTGTTGAATTAACAAATTTGAATACTTCTGAAGTAGAAAAGGCGATTGCCGCCGGATATACTCCGAAGATCATCATCGTGGATTACGCGATGACTCACGTCGCGGATTCTAACTATAAATCCAACCTACTCAACTTCTCTGGAAATAATCTTAAGATAGTAGAAGAAAACGCAAAAGGAAGAACCGCTTTAGTAAAAGCTTATGGTCCGGGGCTTCGCGACATGTACCGCGTAACTGCATTCGATACACCGAATGTTTCCAACCCCTGTAATACGACGAGCACGGACGTTTTTTCACCGGGGATTAGTTTAAAAAAGGCGTTGGAAAGAATTTCTTGTTCCGGCAACACGATCACGTTCAAAGATTACGTGATCGACCTTTCCGAATCTGCTCCTAAACTCGGAGAATCCAGAATCTATTTGAAAGGAATCCAATCCTTCGGCGGAATCAGCACGAACATCCCGTGTACCGACGAAACGAGCACTGGAACGGATGGAGTTAGCAGAACTGCGTGCGTTCAAAAACCATATAGCCAATGGACCGATACCGAGAAACAATCCTCTGGGGTTTGGGCAATCTATTCCCGCGGTAAATTTTATTCTCCGACCGAATATTGGACGGACTCGGGTAGCGTTCGTAAGTTCGATCCATGGAGAGGCGCTGTTGCGGCCCCTATCCTTAAAGGTGTGGATTCCATTATTTGGGCCGGCGACAATTACGATTTAGTTTATATCTCTTTTAAGGACTTTATAAAATCCGATCAAAAATTCGGGAATAATCCGTTGGAGAATGGAAACGCTTATCCTCTCAATACGAAATGGGATAACAAATCGTTGGGAAGTCATCCATATTATCCAGATACGAATTCTCTTTATTTAGGAGAAGTTGGGTTCGGCGAAAAAATCGAACTAAAATTCCAGTTAGAAAAGACAAAATATTTAGCCCCAAATTTCGGTTCCGCAACGGATGCAGGCGCTTATCAATATTTTTCTAATTTTAATTATAATTTACAAACATCGTCCGATCGTTACAATATCAATCAGGCCGCAGACTTTGAAATCAGTATGGGATTCGGAGGCGCTCGTACGGATTGGTTCCACATTATTAAGGATTTAAGTACAAGCGATCCGTATAAATTGAAGAATTGCGGAACGACTCTCGATTTCATCAACCAAATCTATAATCTATGCGTTCAATTGCCGACATTGAGTACCACAGTAGACCCGGCAATTAGTTTAGTAAAACTGTATATTCGACCTTCCTTAAATAACGCGTATCGTCGGACAGTTTGGCCGTTGCATTATTCTCAAGTTCGGAAAATGAGAGGAGAAGCTGGTTTGCCTATTTCGGCAGGCTCGACAACCGTGCGAATCGCAAATGCCTATGGATCTGCAAACGTAGGTGACCGGCTGTACATTCAAGGTGACTCTACATCTTACCGAATCTTACAAGTACTGCCGCCTCAAAACGATGGGTCCTTCGAAGTTCAGTTAGAAAGCGCCGTACTAATCAACGCTCAAAAAACAACACCGCTCTACATTCCCGGAGCGCTTACTTCACCCGACGTAAGGTTAGTTGTCGATACCGGATTTGTTACGGATTGGAATAACTTTGTCGCCTCGTCTTTTAACTCCACCGCTTTTGATAACGTCCAGTATCGTCCGTTTCTTCTCAACGGATCCGTAAGTTGCTCAACGAGTCCGTTCCACCCGGCTTCTTGCCTAGGATTTGCACCGGACATGAATGCAATTAACTGGACGGGGATTTACAATGAAGGTGTGGCTCTCTGGAACTCTTGGTCAGACGGCGGAGACTTTAAGAATTTCTTATATAGTGGATTGGTTCGCCTAACCGCCGCGACGGGAAAATCTTACCGTTTGGAAAGTTCGAATACGGACTTTACGGTCAGTGCCGACGTGAATGCACCGAGCTTAGGCAATGTCAAAACCGTCAGCCACGGAGATGTAGCTCTTTCGATCTGGAGACAAGGGCAGACTCTTATAGGTCGTTATAATTCAGTGAATACAGGTCAAGGCATCGGAAATCCGTTTACAATTAATCCTACATATTCAGTAACTGAGACAGGCAACTATACTCTAAAACAAAAAAATGGGAAAGTCGTGATTGCATGGGCACATTCAGAACATATCGCGGTCTCAATTCGAGATTTGACAAATTTTTCTACGATTGTTTCCGAATCGTTAATCGCGACCCGATATCTCCCTTACCCAAAAAGTTATTTCGACGGATACATTGATGTCGCGGTCGGCAATAACCGTGCAATTTTAATTTGGGCAGATCTCGAAACATCCACTGCTTTGAATTCTAATTATGCGTGTAACGCGACGATTTGCGCTTGGAACGATATTCGTAACTACCGTGTTGAAGGCAAAGTCATTCGATTGGATAACGGAACTGCGGTCGGTTCTAGTTTTAATATTGTGAACCATTCGACAACGGATATCGTTTGGGATTATCCTTCGCATCAACACGATCAACTCGCTTACTTTACGTTAACGCCCGCCGTAGCCGTAAACGATAACAACCAAGCTATTATCGGTTGGAAATATCAAAATCGAGCTTCAGGAGCGCATTCGGTGTGGAGCTCTGTCTACGATTTGAACAGCGCGATTATCATCGGGTCCAATAAACAAATTTTAAACGAGGCAACTCGTTCGGGCGACAGCTTAGACGTAGGAATCACAAACGGCAAAGGAATAGTCGTCTGGCGCAGAAATGACGGTGCGGCTTTTGGAAGAGGAATTGATACTTCAAATTCCAATCTCATTGGAAGCGATAACATTGTGTTGGAACCAAGTGGGATCGAATATATGAGATTTTCCTATTTTGCTGATACCGGGTTCTTAACCTATCGTGCGGATTCAAAAAATATCCGGTTAAAAGTAATTAACTTGCAGACAAGTCAGCTCTTGTATCCCGGCTCTCTCACACTTGGAATCGCAGATGCTGATCTTCGATCTCCCGGTCAGAGCATTCTTTCAGGAAACAAAGTTCTTACAACCTGGGAACAAACAAACGGAACCAAAAAAACCATTTGGGGTAGAATCAGCGACCTTAGCACTTTTACGTTAGATGGTCAAAAAGAATTCCAATTAAGTACAACGAATGAAGGAATTCAGTTTAACCCTACTGCGACTATCAATTCTGCATCGAACCTAGGCCTTGTAACGTGGGTTTCCCAAGATAAAACCCAGCAAAGAATCCGTGGGGCCAAAATCGATCTCAACAATCCAGGCGCTCTACAGTATGGTCTCAACAACTTCTTCGTGGCTCCTTTGATCGAAAGAGATTATACCGTTCGCGCCAAAATCAAATATTGA
- a CDS encoding slipin family protein → MKIRNDQRGLLFKEGEYVKFLPPGNYFWLLGGNIEIHQVLNPFVSRIDFSFLRNDPILMKELEIIDLKDNEIAIHFEEDKFKSVLKTGIHAFWKGIKARSFIKINLDDPFVSEEIERSILMKPEVKDLVSSYGVESYEKGLLFIENAFVKLLEPGNYFYWKGTKSISVIKADLRQLQTEITGQEIMSKDKIPLRLNFVCQYKITDPIQCLVEIKDYESQLYIHLQLVLREYVGSLTLDEILSKKEEIGSYVTEKIKTSMPSMGLEILFGGVKDVILPGEIKEILNQVLIAEKKAQANVIMRREETASTRSLLNTAKLMEENMTLYKLKELEYVERISEKISQITLTGGIQLIDQLKGILLPPKDDTQKKS, encoded by the coding sequence ATGAAAATAAGAAATGATCAAAGAGGCCTTTTGTTCAAAGAGGGAGAATATGTAAAATTTCTCCCGCCCGGAAATTATTTTTGGCTTTTAGGCGGAAACATCGAGATTCATCAGGTCCTAAATCCTTTCGTTTCCAGAATCGATTTTTCCTTTTTACGAAACGATCCGATTCTTATGAAAGAATTGGAAATCATCGATCTCAAGGATAACGAGATTGCGATTCATTTCGAGGAAGATAAATTCAAATCCGTTCTAAAGACCGGAATTCACGCGTTTTGGAAAGGAATCAAGGCCAGATCTTTTATCAAGATCAATCTCGACGACCCGTTCGTATCGGAAGAAATCGAACGTTCTATTCTAATGAAACCGGAAGTCAAAGATCTCGTCTCTTCCTACGGCGTGGAATCGTATGAAAAAGGTCTTCTGTTTATCGAAAACGCTTTTGTTAAGCTCTTAGAGCCGGGAAATTATTTTTATTGGAAAGGGACCAAATCGATTTCGGTGATCAAAGCGGATCTTAGACAACTTCAAACGGAGATCACCGGCCAGGAAATCATGTCGAAGGATAAGATTCCTCTTCGACTCAACTTCGTTTGTCAGTATAAGATCACCGATCCGATTCAATGCCTCGTGGAGATAAAGGACTACGAATCGCAACTCTATATCCATTTACAATTGGTTCTAAGGGAATACGTTGGATCCCTAACGTTAGACGAAATTCTTTCTAAAAAAGAGGAAATTGGTTCTTACGTAACGGAGAAGATCAAAACTTCGATGCCTTCAATGGGATTAGAGATTCTCTTTGGTGGAGTCAAGGACGTAATTCTTCCGGGAGAAATCAAAGAAATCCTCAATCAGGTTTTGATCGCCGAGAAAAAAGCGCAAGCAAACGTGATCATGAGAAGGGAAGAAACCGCGTCCACAAGAAGTTTGTTAAACACCGCAAAGTTAATGGAAGAAAACATGACGCTTTATAAACTCAAAGAGTTGGAATATGTGGAAAGGATCAGCGAGAAAATCAGCCAGATTACCTTGACCGGCGGGATTCAACTCATCGATCAACTCAAAGGAATTCTTTTGCCTCCCAAAGACGATACGCAGAAAAAATCCTAA